In Streptomyces violaceusniger Tu 4113, one DNA window encodes the following:
- a CDS encoding TetR family transcriptional regulator, whose amino-acid sequence MTPASSGPATGPRKRGRPARTSASDGPGARDRILAAARNEFAERGYDKTSIRGIAKTAEVDPALVHHYFGTKEQVFEAAIELIFAPAMAAPDAVHGSREGAGERMARFMFGIWENPVSRLPLLAVMRSALTNETASVVLRGMIERRVLLRMADELDVPNPEFRAQLAAGHLIGIAMLRYVIRMEPMASAEVDDIVTMVGPTLQRYLTES is encoded by the coding sequence ATGACCCCCGCCTCGTCCGGGCCCGCCACGGGCCCGCGCAAGCGTGGCCGCCCGGCCCGTACGAGCGCCTCCGACGGCCCCGGGGCTCGCGACCGGATCCTGGCCGCGGCGCGCAACGAGTTCGCCGAGCGTGGCTACGACAAGACCTCGATCCGTGGCATCGCCAAGACCGCGGAGGTGGACCCGGCGCTGGTCCACCACTACTTCGGCACCAAGGAGCAGGTCTTCGAGGCGGCCATCGAGCTGATCTTCGCGCCCGCCATGGCCGCCCCGGACGCGGTGCACGGCAGCCGGGAGGGCGCGGGCGAGCGGATGGCCCGCTTCATGTTCGGCATCTGGGAGAACCCCGTCAGCCGGCTGCCGCTGCTCGCCGTGATGCGCTCGGCGCTGACCAACGAGACCGCATCCGTGGTGCTGCGCGGCATGATCGAGCGCCGGGTGCTGCTGCGGATGGCGGATGAGCTGGACGTCCCGAACCCCGAGTTCCGGGCCCAGCTCGCGGCCGGGCACCTCATCGGGATCGCGATGCTGCGGTATGTGATCCGGATGGAGCCGATGGCCTCGGCGGAGGTCGATGACATCGTGACCATGGTGGGGCCCACCCTGCAGCGCTATCTGACCGAGAGCTGA